Genomic DNA from Gossypium hirsutum isolate 1008001.06 chromosome A01, Gossypium_hirsutum_v2.1, whole genome shotgun sequence:
TAATTATGTCCTCAACAATTTAATCATGTGCTtgttcgaatttttttttgaatgaattaggtaGACGGACCTTGACTCAACCCTTTTACTACTATTCATCATTTTATTCTCAATATTGAGTATTTGtgaattttgtttcttttcttatcAAATTTCGAGTTATAAAAAAAGTGGGAAAAGTAAGAACACCAGTGTTTTTCCTCCAGTATAATTGTTAAATCCATCAGCATGATCGAAAATATGCATaaactatttctttttttaaatctaaatttaaatgGGATCCCTCTGATCTGGTTTGTGCAGACAACATCAAGGCGCCTTGCAGACAGGAAAGTGTTGAAGTTCGAAAAGAACATAACAAAGAGAGGAGCTGTTCCTGAAACAAAAAAGGGGAAGGATTATCCTGTTGGCCCTATGTTGCTTGGGTTCTTCGTTTTCGTTGTCATTGGATCATGT
This window encodes:
- the LOC107916849 gene encoding probable stress-associated endoplasmic reticulum protein — translated: MTTSRRLADRKVLKFEKNITKRGAVPETKKGKDYPVGPMLLGFFVFVVIGSSLFQIMRTATSGGMA